cctagagaaggaaatggcaatacctttcctggagaaggaaatacccactccagtattcttgcctggaaaatcccatgggcagaggagcctggagggctatggtccatgagtagcaaaagagttggacacaacttagtgactaaacaactaaacactattgagaaagagagagaaggatggagggagggagggagggagagaaagaaaaatctgattCAATTTAGAGCCTAAAAAGATTTAGCCAAAGATTCTACTAAAATGTGCACTGAATCAGACTTCTACTTATCCAGTCTTTTCTCATATGTATTGAGTTGCTGCAGAGTACTAAAAATCCTCCAAGAATTTAAGgcatttcatgtatttattatagTCAATACAGAATTCATGatgttatatttacatatacaaggaaaataacagattttaagATCCAGCCAAAGTTGAAGCCTTTACATTGGTCTTCCAAAGGTAAAGTGGCCACTTAACCAAGAGCTCACTGATACAAACAAGTCAAGAAAATCTAATCTTCTAAACTATTTCCCACTGACTGGATCATATCACCCAGACAGCACTTAAACGAGGCCCCAAAGATGAGAGACAGAGGCTTGTGTGTAGCTGTAGCTTTTTCCATGATGACCATCATCTGAGGCTTCACCAACTCATGAGATAAGCCAGATGTCCCAGCCCCATTTTTCAGAGGCGCAAACTGAGGCACGGGGGAGGGTGAGGTGTGACCCACGTTTAGTCGCGGTTGCTCAGTGCCCTCCCCTGTGACCCTGAGCCTTGCTCCACCCACTCTGCTCAGGGAGAGGCCAGCTTGCCACAGAAGAGAATTGTGTTGGTGTGAAAGTGCTTGATGAAGAACAGGAAGGGGTGGTTCGCCACGAACTGAGCTCGGATGGGAAGTCTTTTTACTACCAGGACGTCGCCAGTGGCCGCAGCTGCCTCCGTGCCCTCCTCGTTGACCTCCACGTAGGACTTGTGGATGACCTTTGATACAAAGAGGCCCTTGACTGGTGATATTCCAGAGAGATCTGCTTTGACCTGGCTGAAGATGTCTGTCATCCCGAGGGACTCTAACAGGGAATTGAGCTCGTACTTGATCTCCAGTTTGAATTTCGGGAGATGCACTTCCACGTCCCTCTCCACCATGTTGGGCGGGCTGGTCCATTCCTGAAAGGTCTTCGAGTTCAGCTGCTTTTCTACCTAAGAGACAAAACACGGGTGGAGCCCACAGGAGCTGAACACACGCCCTGAATGTTCAATGCTATTTGCTTTCTGATTGGCGTCAACAATTCAACATCAATTTCTTCTCTACCTTTAAAATGTACTCAAGTCCtgtctgaataaaacaaaaacctcatGTGCGGCCACAcctcccctcttctcctgtcTACTTCTCACTGATACTTCATAATTAAACTTGTCAATGTGTATCCTACACCCTTTTGCCTCATTTCCTCAGCAGGGAGGCATCTCTTAAACTCCCTCTATTGCCGTGAAGTCCTTGTGCCCCATTTCCTGGAGGAATTCAACCATGTCTTCTGGGCACGCACATCTGAAACATGAGTCACGTCTCCTTTATGAGCTGATTTTGCCGCTCTAATCCCATGTCCTGCCCTCATTGTGCCAGAAGCTTCTGAACCCAGGATGTCCTCTGCCTTCACCCAGcaattcagttcctgggtctatGCTTCGATTTCCCCCCAAGCAGTCTCAAAACTCAGACCTCTCACCCTACATCCAGTTTCAAGAGTTTCTGAAACCCTTCAAATTCTACCCTTGGTCATTTGAAACTCTCTGTTCAGACCTCCCTGCAGCTCCAAACCAGTATGTCAAACCCCATCAATCTATTACAAGAGTTGAAAACTTTTTTGTCACATTTTCCCCCATCCTGACAGTATAAAATCAGACATAAAATGAAGGTGGTTTAATTCTTAAGCCTCTTTTCCCTCTGTGCTTCTCTGCCCTGATCCACGTCACCACGACTTCATGTCAGACCCCCCTCGCTGCCTCATACTTCCAAGGCGTTGGCATGTGTCCCTTTCTCTGGCTGGAGCAACAGGCGCTGCCTTTGTTCCTCTTCATCTCCTACTTATCCAGTGAGGCTGGCATCGAGATTGCTCAACTAGGGTGCCTTCCTGACTTCCTCCCTCACATCTGGactctgttcttccttttctgcaGGGTCTGTCACAGCGCTCCCTACACATTCAACTCTGTGTTGTAACCACAGATTCGTCTGTGTTTCCAGGACATAGCAGTTTTCAGCATGCTGTGGACACTCAATGTTTGgtgtatgaatgaataaatgaacaattaAATACATGAATCCCAATTTAATAAAAACCACTTCTGGgatgtccctggcagtccagtgcttaaaaCTCCACCCTTTCAATTCAGGGGGCACGGGTCTGATCCTAGTTGGAGAATAAAACCCCACATACTTCAGGGCACAGCCCAAAGGTAAAAAAGACCACTTCTAAACTGCTTCCAAGTGCTCTATGCCTCCAGGTATCTTTCACTGAAGCCCACAGACCTCCAGAGAACTGAGCTCCCCCTGCAGTGACCACACCTCTGCCACACGTGTTCTTACAGCCCAGACTGTGCTGCTCTTCCTAGAGCTCCAGAGCACacatcccagcccagggatgtcCAGAAGACTTCCCTactttcccaacctagggatcagacccaggtctcccacactgcaggcagattctttactgtctgagccacaagggaagcccgctATAGCAAGGGGTTTCCCAAACGTCCAatgaccagtgtgtgtgtgtgtgtgtgtgtgcatctgtgtgtgtgtgtgaactggtACCTCAGGCACTTCTGCCTCCAGATGcccttttttaaaaggaagaatagATTGTTCTCCCTAAATACATCATCCTGAAGTCAGGGACTTCTGGATGTCCGCCCTTTGCTCTCACAGCACCTGGCAGAACTGCTGAACCTGATAGAATCAGTGACAGGCAACACTATGGTCACGAAACACACATCgtgtgcgtgcgcgcacacacccGCGTCTTCACTGCACATTAGCATTAAACACACATCGTGTGCATGCGCGCACACACCCGCGTCTTCACTGCACATTAGCATTAAACACACatcgtgtgcgtgtgtgcacacacccgCGTCTTCACTGCACATTAGCATTAAACACACATCGTGTGCGTGTGCCCACACACCCGCGTCTTCACTGCACATTAGCATTCTCACCTGGCCTACGTCAGCCGTGCCCACTGGAAGCAGAATGATCGTACCGAGTGTGCTGTTGACATAGGGCAGCTGCAAGACCTGCACCTGTGTCTCCTCGACGAGCCAGTTTAAACTCCCCGTCCGGTGCATCAGCTCCACAGTCACACGTTTAccctatatttaaaacaaaaagctgtAATTCGATGGTACAGTTACATGCGTGTGTGTACAGGTACACATACTGATTTTCCTTTCAGAATAACAAGGGTAACCGCATTAGCGCCAGAAAGGCATGGGTaaaacagaaatgacagaatACAGCCTGTATGGCACTGCTTTGCAAAGGTtataagtttttttaattttaaaatgtttgtgttcAGATAATATACTTACTAATAAAAACGATAACATATATGTTTCCCCAAAACAAAGGCAAGGTCTCTAGATAAAGTGATTTATGTGGGAAAATGAGATTATAGGGTCATCTCCTTTTTTTGGATCTGATTCGAGACTTTCTGGGAGAAAAATAGTACGACTAACTTTGCTGTGTTTCTAGAGAAACTATTTAATAGAAAAAGCATGTCTGGGAAGAATGTAGACCCCCAgaagaacagtaagaaaaggacGAACTTTCTTCTGTTCCTGATCACCCCATTGAGAAAGgttaccatcacttcatgggagcaACAGAAACAAAATTCATGGAAACACAAAGCCTAGAACCAGTATTTTCACTGAAACTTTCTAAATTGTCTTTAATGGATATGGCATTCTCCGAAATTGATCATCCacctgaaaataaaatacttacctTTCTTAACTGAAAAGGGGTTTTAAATGTTTCTCGTTCCTGAAATTTATTCTGCCATTGTCCTTTGAAATATATGGCATTCACCAAGACCATGACACAGGAGGGCTCAATCGTGCCTTTTCCAAAGAGGTTAGTGACTTTTccttgtaacaacaacaacaaaaaaaaagaataaataatatactTGGATTTGAACTTATTGATAGTAGAGAGTTGAAGAGTTACAAGAAATTTGGGGCCTTTGTTAAGGCTAATTATAGATTTGAGATCCCAGAAGAATTCCCTCATCTGTGGCCATAAAGCATGTTCTTGTGAAATGAAGTTTATTTCAAAGAATATTGAATGCTTTGTTACATCTAATCAGAAGCTGGCATTCAAGGAATACCAAGTATGTTAGGTATGAATCAACCTGTCTTTAAACTAGTCATATCCCATGCTTTCTTATAcataactgctttttaaaaaattctacaatcATCTCCCAtggtgtgtcagtcgctcagtcgcgccccaatctttgtgacctctgcactgcagcccgccaggctcctctgtccacaggatttttcaggcaagaatacggagtgggttgccatttccttccccaggggatctttctgacccagggatcaaacttgagtcccctgcattgcaggcagattctttaccatctgagccaccagggaatcatctCCTGTGGCTTACTTTTCATATCTATCAGGCTCTATAGTTACCAGTACCTCACCAATTGCAAATATGTTACATATTCCAAAGACACACCGGTCCTTTCAGTATGCTAACcaacatttgaaataaaaatgtatctgaAAAATCAGGATTTATAAAACTATACCAAGAATTTCTTACTGTAAATATATTGATCAAGATGGAACACCAAGCCTTCTTGGAGCATTTTGGAGTGTTgcaatttatatcatttttttggAATATAATCTATCATACAATATGAAACAGGAGTATATGAAATATCAGACTCTAAGCTTGATGagagctttcatttttattgaacttTTGGGCCAAACATAATACCTAGCATGTAATAACAATGATGAACAtcatttgattatatatatacatatgtgtatatatatatatacacaaatgaatggataaataaatacacaaattaaTGACAAAATAACGATAACAGTCTAAACAAATACACAGCATGTGGATCTGTAATGACAGACAACACTAATCAATCTACGCTCAAAATTTTTACAAAacttttatgtgccaggcattattctaGGCACAGAGCCCTAAACTGAGGCCAGAACACTAATCTAAACAAGCGCATCTAGCTTCTTCCTTAACGTTAACTCAGCAAGTTTATCAACACAGCTCGAATAAAGTTTGGAGACATGTGGTTGACTTATCCTCATCAGCAGTTTTACTTTCAACCCAAGCATTGAtggttttccttgtttcttctgCAGACCGTTCAAAATCAACAGTTTGCAGCCTGGCTTGATACAATTTCTCAGAACAGTGTAAGTATTGCTGTAAAAGAAAGGATAGTTGCATAACACCAAAAAAATAGTGCAAGGAAAGTTACTGCTTAACTGGATTCTTTTGTGCCTGAATCCAGGGAAAGCTTAACTGAGAGTAAAATCTGGCCCTAGACCCAGTTCTTGCCCTGAGCTGCATCCAGCTGTGGCTGGAACATGCTTACGTGACTGCTCACAGCCCATGCGGTGGGAATTTCTCCAGACAGAATCCTGAGATATCCGTATCTTCTGACACAGACCGAGACAACCTAATGAAACTAATGGGGAGCTTCTCAAGTCAGCTTCTCATGTCAGATGTAATCATCCTTGTCTCAAGTCAACATCTATTTACAATTACACCCAGATGGTGACAATTTGAGGGAGACAAAAGAATGAGAGAGGGGCCCACAGTTGTTAATCCCCTTACTTCAGGTCCTGTCCATAAACATTCTCTTTACGCTTCTAGGGCTATAGAAGGAAATACCTCTGAAATATCTATGATACCAAGATGGGCCACACTAAGTTGCAAAAACTCTGACAATCCAAAGCTTGTTGAGTATAAGACGTAGACTGCACCACCAGGCTAGGGAAGAACATTAGAAATTCAAGGCTGCATTTCACTTCACCCAGCTGACATTTAAGTTGTCattgcccagttgctcagtcatgtccaactctttgtgacccccatggactgcagcacagcaggcttccctgtccttcaccatctccccgagtttacccaaactcatgtccattgagtcagtgatgtcatccaacaatctcatcctctgtcttcccctcctgccttcaatctttcccagcatcagggtcttttccaatgagtcagctcttctcatcaggtggcc
This sequence is a window from Bubalus bubalis isolate 160015118507 breed Murrah chromosome 22, NDDB_SH_1, whole genome shotgun sequence. Protein-coding genes within it:
- the LOC102405134 gene encoding LOW QUALITY PROTEIN: serpin B11 (The sequence of the model RefSeq protein was modified relative to this genomic sequence to represent the inferred CDS: substituted 1 base at 1 genomic stop codon); the protein is MDSLSTANVEFCLDVFKELNYNHAGDNVFFSPLSLLYALSVMLLGARGNSAEQMEKVLHFNHIVEPSGPEFKALAKCNQAGRIHSDLGVLFSQINRPDSTYTLSIASRPYGTRRXFLEARPFGTQYLHCSEKLYQARLQTVDFERSAEETRKTINAWVESKTQGKVTNLFGKGTIEPSCVMVLVNAIYFKGQWQNKFQERETFKTPFQLRKGKRVTVELMHRTGSLNWLVEETQVQVLQLPYVNSTLGTIILLPVGTADVGQVEKQLNSKTFQEWTSPPNMVERDVEVHLPKFKLEIKYELNSLLESLGMTDIFSQVKADLSGISPVKGLFVSKVIHKSYVEVNEEGTEAAAATGDVLVVKRLPIRAQFVANHPFLFFIKHFHTNTILFCGKLASP